ATACCATGGTAGTGAACGTAGAATCCAATTCGCCAATCCTTCATGCTGCCTTCGCCCCCGGCATTGCCGCATTGTGAAACGTCGGACGAGGAGACCCGATTTGGCGATATAGGTCTTCGTAGGCGTTAACCATCCGACTGAAGCCGAATTGCTCTTGAACGTATCGTCGGCAGACCTCGCCACGTAGGTCCCGGCACTCTGCGATACATTTGGCAAGCTGATTCACATCACCTGGTGCTGCCAATCGGCCGACTGACGACCGTACGATTTCCGGCAACGCCCCACGACGGAAACCAGCGACGGGAGTCCCACAGGCCAGAGACTCGGCAACAACTAATCCGAACGGTTCATCCCAGCAAGGAGTTGCCAGCGACACGGTTGACCTAGAGATAAGCTGGCAAAGCTCGTCGTGATCTCGATGACCGTGATATTGATCATCAGGATTCAAACGTGGCAGAATCTGATTGTCGAAATACGCTGAATCAGAAATGGGACCGACGATATCAATCGGCACCCCAGCCATGTGGGCTGCCTCAATCGCCAGATGCGTCCCTTTGTCGGCAAGGATACGACCAAACCAAATCGCACGATCAACTTTCGTCGATGCGCAGCGATTCCAGAAGCGATCTTTCACACCGTTGTGAATGACATGCTGGTGTTTGAGGTGAAGCGCCCAAGATGCCGCGTTTGCATGGGAAACGTTGACGAATACGCCACAAGATTTGGCATCTCGCCGAGCTAACTCCCGTTTCATTCTCACCAGCGGCGGAACGTGAAGCGTCGTAATCACAGGGCAACTCTGGATCGCCGCGAACCGCAACGGAATCGGACTGAGCGAATGATTGTGGATCACATCAAAGTCCGCTGCCGATAGACCGTCCATCAATGATTCGTAGGCTTCGTCTTCGACAGCTTCAATCCATTGATGTTCTTCGGACCCAAGACGACGAATTGATTCTGGGACAGTTGCGGCGTCGATGATCGGATGGAGAGGCAAACGCGTGTCGGAGTCTGCACTGGCAAACAGAGTGACGTGATGGCCACGATCCACAAGGGCTTCGACGTAGTCATACGTGAACGATTCCAATCCACCCGCGAACGGCTTCGCGACCGGATGTTTCAAATGTCCAATGATTGCGATTTTCATATAGCGGCCGTTGTCTCAGATTTGTGAAACGCCTCCTTGCGTCTGGAACATTCCTTTGCGGTGCCGGTTCGCAATCAACGTGCCAATCCAGGATGAAGAGAATGATCGATGGACGGCTTCGATCGGCTGCTACGAATCATTGATACGCGTGGAACTGAGGTGGTGGCTGATGTCGCGCAACCATCGAACGCATAGCGATGCTTCGCTTCGTTTGCCTATTTGCGGCTATTGAACAAGTTCAGCGAGAGAAAAAAACCAATCGAAACTTAGACACCAGTCGAGCGTGCTTGGTCGGCAGATTTGCTTGGGCGACTGGGATTAAAAATCATTCCATATCGCTCCACCGATGTCACAACCGTGCCATGTCTTCGACACTGTTGTTCCGCTTCGTTCAGCGAGGTCGAAATCAGAGCAAAAGTTCCTCGCAGTTGATCGAGCATTCGATTCAAGACGGGAAGCCTAAGCTGCGGTACAGAAGAAGTTCTCATTGTCGTAGTCGATTTAGTTGGGTTCGGCATTCACTTCGCATACAGACGGGGCCTGACGAGTTGGCGAGCACATCGTGCACCAACCTCGTGGATTGTTTGATCGCCAGTCAGCGAGACGCGACTGCGATTGAGTCGCTATCGCCCTGATAACCTCCGTTATTGATGCTTCAACGTGCCACAGATGCCGAACACGATCCGTTCGGCTATCGATCCCTATTCACGATTGCGATTCCGCTAGTCGCATCGGTTGCTTGTTTTTCGATCACGCTGTTTACCGACCGCGTCTTACTGATGTGGTACGGTCCAACTTCGTCCGCTGCTTCAATATCCGCGGGCAACGTTTACTGGACGGTTGCGTGTATCCCGGTAACGGCGATGGGATTCGTTACCCCGCTGGTCGCTGCAGCGATGGGACGTCGTGATAGCTCGAAGAACTCCGTTCCTGATGAAGTCTGGCGACTGATCTGGCAAACCACCTGGATCACGCTTGGTTGCATTCCCATTTTTGCAACACTTGGATGGTTCAGTCCGCAGTTGTTTTCGGCTTTCGACCATCCGCAGCATCTAGTCCGTGCCGAATCCACCTATTTCCGAACATTGCTTCTCGTCGCACCGGCTTCGATGCTGGAAGCAGGACTAACGGCTTTCTTCGTGGGACGGCGGATCACAAAGCCGATCTTGCGAACGAACGTCGCCACCGCGATTCTGAATGTCGTTTTGGATTACTGGTTGATCTTTGGTGCCTTTGGAATCCCGTCACTAGGAGTGCTTGGGGCAGCACTGGCCACCGCAATCGCGATGTGGTTCAAAGCAGCGGTCTTTTTTGCGCTGATCGTGCGTTCCAATGAGTCTCGAACGCAGACTTCGACCGTTCGGCGATTCGAGCTTCCGCTCGCCATTCGTATCCTTGGCCCGGGATCCGTACTGGGGATTCAACAGCTGATGCGGTCTTCAATGTTCAGCTATATCCTGCTGATGATCGGAACGGCATCCGTCAAAGGCCTGGCGGCGACTTCTGCTGCACTCAGCATCTACCAACTGCTATCGATCCCGGCAATCGGAATGGCGACGGCCGTGACCGTTCTGGTAGGACAAGCCCATGCATCGGACGCCGGAGCGACAACGCGAAAAACGATTCACCGCTCGATCGTCGCCGGAGGCCTGATCGCCGCAATCGTCTTTTTGTCGCTGTTGCTAATCCCAGGGATACTGGTCGAAATTCCGCTTCACGGTGTGAGTAGCGAAGAACGAAATTCGGTTCGCCCGATCGCGATCGTCCTGATGTACTTCGCTGCCGCATACGGTGTCTTTGACATGACCAGCCTATGCCTAGGGGCGATTCTGAAAGGCCTTGGAACGACCACGCCGATACTTGTATCGACTATCGCGACCGGTCCAATCGCAATTGCACTCGGTTGGCTCCATTGGCCGCCAATTGCGTCCGCTGTCAATCGTTGGTGGTGTGCCTTGGTGGTGTGGGCTGGACTACAAGCCTTTTTACTGTCGGCATTCCTATACCGCCGAATGGCTGATCAGCGAACGCACTAGATACAAAACAGTGTTGATAAATCTACCCAGCGACATGCTTCGTGAGCATGAGCTTCAAGCAGGTCATCCATCGCAACGAGATGAGCAGTGATTACTTCGTCTGGGCCGCTGACATCTCGAGATCTTCAATCGCGTCCAAACGAACTTCGTCACCAACAACCAAGTTTTTTGCCAGCGGGAATTGGTGCGATCGACTCTCCAGAAAGTGCATCAAGTAGCCTGCGGTGTTTGGAAAGGCGACAAGATCGCCACGTCGAATGCCATTGGGGAATACGAACTTTCGCAAACTAATTAGCTCCGACTCGGTGCAGTAGGCGCCAACGAAGTAGCCGGATTGCGAGACCT
This is a stretch of genomic DNA from Stieleria sp. JC731. It encodes these proteins:
- a CDS encoding glycosyltransferase family 4 protein, which produces MKIAIIGHLKHPVAKPFAGGLESFTYDYVEALVDRGHHVTLFASADSDTRLPLHPIIDAATVPESIRRLGSEEHQWIEAVEDEAYESLMDGLSAADFDVIHNHSLSPIPLRFAAIQSCPVITTLHVPPLVRMKRELARRDAKSCGVFVNVSHANAASWALHLKHQHVIHNGVKDRFWNRCASTKVDRAIWFGRILADKGTHLAIEAAHMAGVPIDIVGPISDSAYFDNQILPRLNPDDQYHGHRDHDELCQLISRSTVSLATPCWDEPFGLVVAESLACGTPVAGFRRGALPEIVRSSVGRLAAPGDVNQLAKCIAECRDLRGEVCRRYVQEQFGFSRMVNAYEDLYRQIGSPRPTFHNAAMPGAKAA
- a CDS encoding MATE family efflux transporter — its product is MLQRATDAEHDPFGYRSLFTIAIPLVASVACFSITLFTDRVLLMWYGPTSSAASISAGNVYWTVACIPVTAMGFVTPLVAAAMGRRDSSKNSVPDEVWRLIWQTTWITLGCIPIFATLGWFSPQLFSAFDHPQHLVRAESTYFRTLLLVAPASMLEAGLTAFFVGRRITKPILRTNVATAILNVVLDYWLIFGAFGIPSLGVLGAALATAIAMWFKAAVFFALIVRSNESRTQTSTVRRFELPLAIRILGPGSVLGIQQLMRSSMFSYILLMIGTASVKGLAATSAALSIYQLLSIPAIGMATAVTVLVGQAHASDAGATTRKTIHRSIVAGGLIAAIVFLSLLLIPGILVEIPLHGVSSEERNSVRPIAIVLMYFAAAYGVFDMTSLCLGAILKGLGTTTPILVSTIATGPIAIALGWLHWPPIASAVNRWWCALVVWAGLQAFLLSAFLYRRMADQRTH